In Caretta caretta isolate rCarCar2 chromosome 4, rCarCar1.hap1, whole genome shotgun sequence, one genomic interval encodes:
- the LOC125635326 gene encoding albumin-like, with translation MKWLAFISFTLLFSFGISRDLKRSARDAEHKSEIVHRFNDLKEDTFKGAALITFAQYLYKCPYEEIAKQVKDVMDLAHKCVANEQDPECLKPVPTIVLDEICKIEMLGQAYGEMANCCSKADPERNQCFLSFKHSSPGFLPPYQRPEPEVMCKTFQENKESFMAHHIYEVSRRHPFLYAPTILALAVDVEHAIEHCCKEATISICLDGKLSLIKERVLLLSKKYTYTCGILKKFGERTFQANTLALISQKYPKASFSEISKIVKDIVHVYVECCAGDMIECTDDRAEVVNYICSKQDIFSSKIKDCCEKPVVERSECVVRAQFDDTPEGLPLLAKKYIEDKEVCKPFTAGQDVFMAEFLYEYSRRHPEFSSQMLLRIAKGYESILKECCKKESASECYSHAEEKLRSHIQETQEIIKTNCDLLASLGEHDFQKAILGCYTRKMPQVSPETLIEISKKMAAAGSKCCQQPEARHIPCLEEHLSVVIQDMCMRQEATPINEKVTHCCDDSYADRRPCFTKMGADESYKPPQFTPELFTFHEDLCTAPAETQHIKQLTLLVNLIKLKTTVTDEQLKKILTDFTGMVQKCCKAEQHEACFGVEDPKLIAEIKAILGIVGV, from the exons ATGAAGTGGCTAGcatttatttcttttactttaCTCTTCAGTTTTGGTATATCCAGAGATCTGAAAAGATCTGCTAGAGATGCAG AACACAAGAGTGAGATTGTCCACCGTTTCAACGATTTAAAAGAAGATACTTTTAAAGGAGC TGCCCTGATCACATTTGCCCAGTATCTCTACAAGTGCCCTTATGAAGAGATAGCTAAACAGGTGAAGGATGTCATGGATCTTGCACACAAGTGTGTTGCCAATGAGCAGGACCCGGAGTGTTTGAAACCAGTG CCTACTATTGTCCTGGATGAAATCTGCAAAATAGAGATGCTTGGTCAAGCATATGGCGAAATGGCCAACTGCTGTAGCAAAGCTGACCCTGAAAGAAATCAGTGTTTCCTGTCATTCAAACATTCTTCTCCAGGGTTCCTTCCTCCATATCAAAGACCTGAGCCTGAAGTAATGTGCAAGACATTCCAAGAAAACAAAGAGTCGTTTATGGCACA tcaCATTTATGAGGTCTCAAGACGGCACCCATTTCTTTATGCCCCCACAATCCTTGCTCTGGCTGTTGACGTTGAGCATGCAATTGAACACTGTTGCAAAGAGGCCACCATTAGCATTTGCTTGGATGGAAAG CTTTCTTTGATAAAGGAAAGAGTCCTACTTCTGAGCAAGAAGTACACCTACACCTGTGGAATCCTGAAGAAGTTCGGAGAAAGAACTTTCCAGGCAAA taCTCTTGCTTTAATTAGCCAAAAATATCCTAAGGCTTCATTTTCAGAGATTTCCAAAATTGTAAAGGATATCGTACATGTCTATGTGGAGTGTTGTGCTGGTGACATGATCGAATGTACAGATGACAGG GCAGAGGTTGTGAACTATATCTGCTCTAAACAAGACATCTTCTCCAGTAAAATAAAAGATTGTTGTGAGAAGCCAGTGGTGGAACGAAGTGAGTGTGTTGTTAGGGCACAGTTTGATGACACACCTGAAGGCTTGCCCTTGCTAGCTAAGAAGTACATAGAAGACAAGGAGGTGTGCAAACCCTTTACTGCAGGGCAAGATGTCTTCATGGCAGA ATTTCTTTATGAATATTCGAGAAGGCATCCTGAGTTCTCTAGTCAGATGCTTTTGCGGATTGCTAAGGGCTACGAATCCATCCTGAAAGAGTGCTGCAAAAAAGAGAGTGCTTCTGAATGTTACAGTCACGCA GAAGAGAAACTCAGGAGTCACATCCAGGAGACTCAGGAAATAATAAAAACTAACTGTGATCTCCTTGCGAGCTTGGGAGAACATGACTTCCAAAAAGC tatcCTTGGCTGCTACACCAGGAAAATGCCTCAAGTGTCACCTGAAACATTGATTGAAATCTCAAAGAAAATGGCAGCCGCTGGTAGCAAGTGCTGCCAGCAACCTGAAGCTAGACACATACCTTGTTTAGAAGAACAT CTGAGCGTGGTGATTCAGGATATGTGCATGAGACAGGAGGCTACACCTATAAATGAAAAAGTCACACACTGCTGTGATGACTCATATGCTGACAGGAGACCATGTTTCACCAAGATGGGAGCTGATGAAAGCTACAAGCCCCCTCAATTCACCCCTGAACTGTTCACCTTCCATGAAGATTTGTGCACTGCTCCTGCTGAAACACAGCATATAAAACAGCTAAC ATTGCTTGTCAACCTCATTAAACTAAAGACCACTGTAACAGATGAACAGCTAAAGAAAATCTTAACAGATTTTACTGGCATGGTACAAAAGTGCTGCAAAGCTGAACAACACGAGGCATGCTTTGGGGTAGAG GATCCAAAACTGATAGCTGAAATTAAAGCCATTTTAGGAATTGTCGGAGTCTAA
- the LOC125635325 gene encoding uncharacterized protein LOC125635325 isoform X1 codes for MRAATAGSAGLDLIMQEDTDFRLPGEVCAIPTQVTGPLPAGFVGLVLPRSHAGKQGFFVIPGVIDADYTGIIKVQVWTHLPQSLPRGRSIAQLILVPYQVPAAEDRTRGGGGFGSTSHSPSHSASSPLVALTMSVRPSKPQLTLLLNDVPFTGLVDTGADVTVIRDLEWPDRCGFQLGVCDRHLNNMAWHQGLSNPIPEFQLTLEETALPPESTTTGRKRRRRSVPNRPVTWGAVKALVATAQRRLAADQQPETPETLFVAILAQITANSVMIVCLLCLLFPVGVGSEALPPLRARMTYNIWERLASIANVTHFCLSKSVAAGDLLGTCLIPVCHHPEEMENKTLFSAYANLSSQYSSMANWGQANYTLPRTAISLHTPYPAGAHNVTCARVVNCTSTKVPLGCRKISQPLLNCSHAVNVSYNYGHIILPSGWFFTCGSRTFNYIPANLSDGTLCCLSRMTLILPFAGQNRSKRSVPLSDDCIADVELFSCAEYTALAASIVGVPALAMYSARTLNNLACFAAKAINTTSQAIALLNTEQHELRDAILDNRAAIDFLLLKHHLGCSTFQHMCCFNLTDNSRSIETHIRQDLGFEGFWNWLTGWLPSLEWLRQLFGYSVFVIIGLIF; via the exons atgagggcggcgactgctggaagtgcagggcttgatttgatcatgcaggaggacactgactttcggctgccaggggaggtctgtgccatacctacacaggtgacgggacctctccctgccggctttgtaggtcttgttctccctcgctcacatgctgggaagcagggcttttttgtcattccaggggtcattgatgctgattacactggcattattaaggttcaggtgtggactcatcttccacagtcgctcccgcgtggacggtcaattgcacaattgattttagtcccctatcaggtgccagctgccgaggatcgaactcggggcggaggcggctttggatcgacgtctcactcgccgtctcacagcgcgtcttctccacttgttgctctgacaatgtcagtccgcccctcgaaacctcagttaacacttctcttaaatgatgttccttttacagggctggtggacactggagctgacgttacagtgattcgtgatctggagtggccg gaccgttgtgggttccagctcggtgtgtgcgaccggcacttaaacaacatggcatggcaccaggggctgtcgaatcccataccagagtttcagctgaccttggaggagaccgcgttgccccccgagtcgacaacgacgggacggaaacggaggaggcgtagtgtcccaaaccgtcctgtgacatggggagcagtaaaagcattggtcgccacGGCCCAACGaaggctggcagcagatcaacagccagagactcctgagactttgtttgtggcgattctcgcccaaatcactgctaattctgtgatgattgtgtgccttttgtgcctgctatttcctgtaggggttggctcggaagcgcttcccccgttacgagcccgaatgacatataacatatgggaaagattggcttcaatagcaaatgttacccacttttgtctatctaagtctgtagcagccggagatttgttaggtacatgccttattccagtatgtcatcaccctgaggagatggagaataagacactgttctctgcttatgcgaatctttcctcccagtactctagcatggctaattggggccaggccaactatactctgcctcgcacggctatatccctccacacaccgtacccggccggggctcacaatgtcacctgtgcgcgtgtagttaactgcactagtacaaaggtgcccttgggctgtcgaaaaatttctcaaccccttttaaattgttcccatgctgttaatgtttcatataattatggccatatcatcctaccatcaggatggttttttacttgcggttcacgcacctttaattatattcctgcaaatttaagtgatggcaccctttgctgtcttagtagaatgacacttatattgccttttgctggtcaaaaccgtagtaaaagaagtgtacccctttcagatgattgtattgcagatgttgagctttttagttgtgctgagtatactgctttagcggcctctattgttggggtccccgcgcttgctatgtattcagccagaactttaaataacctggcatgctttgcagcaaaggcaattaatacaacatcccaggctattgccttacttaacacagaacaacacgaattaagggatgcaattttggataacagagcagccattgattttctgctcctgaaacaccatctaggctgctccacatttcagcacatgtgttgctttaatttaactgataatagtcgctccatagaaacacacatacgccaagatctggggtttgagggtttttggaattggcttacaggttggctgccctctctagaatggctgcgacagctttttggttattctgtgtttgtaatcattgggcttattttttga
- the LOC125635325 gene encoding uncharacterized protein LOC125635325 isoform X2 encodes MAKKAIREFGLTSTFVRGLVEGIGTGYSLIPEDWKTLLRMMLSPSQYVIWLSEYRQMAERQAQDRCGFQLGVCDRHLNNMAWHQGLSNPIPEFQLTLEETALPPESTTTGRKRRRRSVPNRPVTWGAVKALVATAQRRLAADQQPETPETLFVAILAQITANSVMIVCLLCLLFPVGVGSEALPPLRARMTYNIWERLASIANVTHFCLSKSVAAGDLLGTCLIPVCHHPEEMENKTLFSAYANLSSQYSSMANWGQANYTLPRTAISLHTPYPAGAHNVTCARVVNCTSTKVPLGCRKISQPLLNCSHAVNVSYNYGHIILPSGWFFTCGSRTFNYIPANLSDGTLCCLSRMTLILPFAGQNRSKRSVPLSDDCIADVELFSCAEYTALAASIVGVPALAMYSARTLNNLACFAAKAINTTSQAIALLNTEQHELRDAILDNRAAIDFLLLKHHLGCSTFQHMCCFNLTDNSRSIETHIRQDLGFEGFWNWLTGWLPSLEWLRQLFGYSVFVIIGLIF; translated from the exons atggcaaagaaagcaattcgtgagtttggcctgactagcacctttgtgcgtggtctcgttgaagggataggtactgggtactccctaatccctgaggattggaaaacgctgctgcgcatgatgttatcacccagtcagtatgttatttggcttagtgagtatcggcagatggcagaacgccaagctcag gaccgttgtgggttccagctcggtgtgtgcgaccggcacttaaacaacatggcatggcaccaggggctgtcgaatcccataccagagtttcagctgaccttggaggagaccgcgttgccccccgagtcgacaacgacgggacggaaacggaggaggcgtagtgtcccaaaccgtcctgtgacatggggagcagtaaaagcattggtcgccacGGCCCAACGaaggctggcagcagatcaacagccagagactcctgagactttgtttgtggcgattctcgcccaaatcactgctaattctgtgatgattgtgtgccttttgtgcctgctatttcctgtaggggttggctcggaagcgcttcccccgttacgagcccgaatgacatataacatatgggaaagattggcttcaatagcaaatgttacccacttttgtctatctaagtctgtagcagccggagatttgttaggtacatgccttattccagtatgtcatcaccctgaggagatggagaataagacactgttctctgcttatgcgaatctttcctcccagtactctagcatggctaattggggccaggccaactatactctgcctcgcacggctatatccctccacacaccgtacccggccggggctcacaatgtcacctgtgcgcgtgtagttaactgcactagtacaaaggtgcccttgggctgtcgaaaaatttctcaaccccttttaaattgttcccatgctgttaatgtttcatataattatggccatatcatcctaccatcaggatggttttttacttgcggttcacgcacctttaattatattcctgcaaatttaagtgatggcaccctttgctgtcttagtagaatgacacttatattgccttttgctggtcaaaaccgtagtaaaagaagtgtacccctttcagatgattgtattgcagatgttgagctttttagttgtgctgagtatactgctttagcggcctctattgttggggtccccgcgcttgctatgtattcagccagaactttaaataacctggcatgctttgcagcaaaggcaattaatacaacatcccaggctattgccttacttaacacagaacaacacgaattaagggatgcaattttggataacagagcagccattgattttctgctcctgaaacaccatctaggctgctccacatttcagcacatgtgttgctttaatttaactgataatagtcgctccatagaaacacacatacgccaagatctggggtttgagggtttttggaattggcttacaggttggctgccctctctagaatggctgcgacagctttttggttattctgtgtttgtaatcattgggcttattttttga